A genomic segment from Corylus avellana chromosome ca5, CavTom2PMs-1.0 encodes:
- the LOC132182685 gene encoding tricyclene synthase TPS4, chloroplastic-like, giving the protein MALIHLFPLSQNFSLPHNIPKYPLKTRPLLLDHKYGHYSRCFASIPTSHSQVERQSANYQPSSWSYDFLQSLKNDYADEKYKDRAKKLEEDVRSMINNENTDLLATLELIDDVQRLGLGYRFEREIKRALDNFASSKGYNDERIEKSLHATALSFRLLRQQGYQVFQDVFNSFKNDSGNFKECLTKNVKGMLSLYEASYLGFEGENLLDEATTFTRMHLKDLKGDVSKSMAEQVSHALEVPLHHRMLRLEARWYIEAYNKREDANSLLLELAKLDFNIVQSVFQREIQDVSRWWKDMGLANNLSFTRDRLMECFVWAVGIAFEPQLSNLRKGLTKVAALVTTIDDVYDVYGTLDELELFTDAVERWDINALKNLPHYMKLCFLALYNTVNEMAYETLKEKGENTLPYLTKAWADLCKAFLQEAKWCYNKDMPTFKDYLDNAWLSVSGAVFLVHAYFFWNQKFTKQAIEGLEKYFNLLRWPSIIFRLCNDLSTSTGELKRGEIANSINCYMCETGVYEEVASKHMSNMIERTWKKMNEERVVDSPFGERLVVTAINLARIAQCTYQYGDGHGAPDIQAKNRVMSLIVEPIALVE; this is encoded by the exons ATGGCACTTATCCACCTATTCCCCTTATCCCAGAATTTCTCCTTGCCACATAACATACCTAAATATCCCTTGAAAACTAGACCTCTTCTTCTCGACCACAAATATGGGCACTACTCTCGATGCTTTGCGAGTATACCAACTTCCCATTCACAAGTTGAACGACAATCCGCCAATTACCAGCCAAGCTCCTGGAGTTACGATTTTTTGCAGTCCTTAAAGAATGATTATGCG GATGAAAAGTACAAAGACAGGGCAAAGAAGCTGGAGGAGGATGTGAGGAGTATGATTAATAATGAAAATACCGACTTATTGGCAACTCTTGAACTGATTGATGATGTTCAAAGATTAGGTTTGGGATACCGATTTGAGAGGGAAATAAAAAGAGCCCTCGACAACTTTGCATCTTCAAAAGGCTATAATGATGAAAGAATTGAGAAGAGTCTCCATGCTACTGCTCTAAGCTTTAGGCTCCTCAGACAACAAGGCTATCAGGTCTTTCAAG ATGTATTTAACAGTTTCAAGAACGATAGTGGGAATTTCAAGGAATGCCTTACAAAGAATGTCAAAGGAATGTTGAGTTTATATGAAGCTTCTTATCTTGGCTTTGAAGGAGAAAACCTCTTGGACGAGGCCACGACATTCACAAGAATGCATCTCAAGGACCTCAAAGGAGATGTGAGCAAAAGCATGGCAGAACAAGTTAGTCATGCATTGGAGGTTCCATTGCACCATAGAATGCTAAGGCTAGAAGCTCGGTGGTATATTGAGGCATACAATAAGAGGGAAGATGCAAATTCTCTTCTACTTGAACTTGCAAAGTTGGATTTTAACATAGTGCAGTCTGTGTTTCAAAGAGAAATTCAAGATGTGTCAAG GTGGTGGAAAGATATGGGCCTGGCAAACAACCTGAGTTTCACCAGAGATAGACTGATGGAATGCTTCGTTTGGGCTGTTGGAATAGCCTTCGAACCCCAATTAAGTAATCTTCGTAAAGGGTTAACGAAAGTGGCTGCTCTTGTAACCACCATTGATGATGTCTATGATGTTTATGGCACTTTGGATGAACTAGAGCTGTTTACAGATGCTGTAGAAAG ATGGGATATCAATGCCTTGAAAAATCTTCCCCACTATATGAAGTTATGCTTCTTAGCTCTCTACAACACTGTCAATGAGATGGCATATGAAACTCTTAAGGAGAAAGGAGAAAACACCCTTCCATACCTAACAAAAGCG tggGCTGATCTGTGCAAAGCATTCCTACAAGAAGCAAAATGGTGTTACAACAAAGATATGCCAACTTTTAAGGACTATCTTGACAATGCTTGGCTATCCGTTTCTGGGGCAGTGTTCCTTGTTCAtgcttattttttttggaatcaaAAGTTCACAAAGCAGGCAATTGAGGgcttagaaaaatattttaacctTTTGCGTTGGCCATCAATTATTTTTCGACTTTGCAATGATTTGAGTACTTCGACG GGAGAGTTAAAGAGAGGTGAAATTGCAAATTCAATCAATTGCTACATGTGTGAAACCGGTGTTTATGAGGAAGTTGCTAGCAAACACATGAGTAACATGATTGAGAGGACTTGGAAAAAGATGAATGAAGAGCGAGTAGTTGATTCTCCATTTGGAGAACGTTTAGTGGTAACAGCAATAAACCTTGCTCGGATTGCCCAATGCACGTACCAATATGGAGATGGGCACGGAGCACCAGACATTCAAGCAAAAAATCGAGTCATGTCATTGATAGTAGAGCCTATTGCACTAGTTGAGTGA
- the LOC132181665 gene encoding large ribosomal subunit protein uL2-like: MEEIGGADLVGESPETATAKWRWPPKMGSELARAILNSGYLRGVVTEIIHDPGRGASLARVQFRHPFRYKLQKELFVAAEGMYTGQFVYCRKKANLTVGNVLALGAIPEGTVVCNVEHHVGDRGVLARASGDYAIVISHNPDNGTSRIKLPSGAKKIVPSNCRALVGQVAGGGRTEKPMLKAGNAYHKFRVKRNCWPKVRGVAMNPVEHPHSGGHHQHIGHASTIHRDAPPGQKVGLMAARRTGRLCGQVAATAAKADKSA, encoded by the exons ATGGAGGAGATTGGCGGAGCAGATTTGGTCGGAGAATCGCCAGAGACGGCAACGGCGAAGTGGAGGTGGCCGCCGAAGATGGGGAGTGAGCTAGCTAGAGCGA TCCTCAATAGCGGCTACCTCCGTGGTGTGGTCACCGAGATCATCCACGATCCAGGTCGGGGCGCCTCGTTGGCCCGGGTCCAGTTCCGCCATCCCTTCCGGTACAAGCTCCAGAAGGAGCTCTTCGTGGCCGCCGAGGGCATGTACACCGGCCAGTTTGTGTACTGCAGAAAGAAGGCCAACCTCACGGTCGGCAACGTGCTGGCCCTCGGGGCCATCCCAGAAGGTACGGTGGTGTGCAACGTCGAGCACCATGTGGGTGACCGTGGGGTCTTGGCTAGGGCCTCTGGGGACTATGCTATTGTGATCAGTCACAATCCTGATAATGGAACTTCCAG AATCAAGCTTCCTTCTGGCGCCAAAAAGATTGTTCCAAGTAATTGCCGAGCTTTGGTTGGTCAGGTTGCTGGTGGAGGAAGGACTGAGAAGCCCATGTTGAAGGCAGGAAATGCCTATCACAAATTCAGGGTGAAGAGGAACTGCTGGCCCAAGGTTCGTGGTGTTGCTATGAATCCTGTGGAGCATCCTCATAGTGGTGGTCACCATCAGCATATTGGGCATGCAAGTACCATTCACCGAGATGCTCCTCCCGGACAGAAGGTTGGTCTTATGGCAGCCAGAAGGACTGGTCGGCTCTGTGGGCAAGTTGCTGCCACGGCTGCAAAAGCTGACAAGAGTGCTTAG